A genomic window from Caldicellulosiruptor kronotskyensis 2002 includes:
- a CDS encoding BsaWI family type II restriction enzyme — MYEKDENIKRRQSYVSKEGEKYEDFVKQILESDNYIRKNALIVRGPKGEKYKKEEDFPIDIEPLKIEYNSNGITGSYFLDSDLIVYSKRKNAIVCVISVKKSFRERGGETAYWMVKKNESKKAFKYILVTPDNDEELFKPNNPEKRNKWRSILTAEMDGVFVVKEEEEKDIAYNYEEEFFKVGRKYLVDFIKKVV; from the coding sequence ATGTACGAAAAGGATGAGAATATAAAAAGAAGACAGTCCTATGTGAGCAAAGAGGGTGAAAAGTATGAAGATTTTGTAAAGCAAATTCTTGAAAGTGATAATTATATCAGAAAGAATGCCTTGATTGTTAGAGGACCAAAAGGCGAAAAATATAAAAAAGAAGAAGACTTCCCAATAGATATTGAACCGTTGAAAATTGAATACAATTCAAATGGTATAACAGGCAGCTATTTCTTGGATAGTGATCTCATAGTATATAGCAAGAGAAAAAACGCCATAGTTTGTGTAATTTCAGTGAAGAAATCTTTTCGCGAAAGAGGTGGTGAGACAGCATATTGGATGGTAAAGAAAAATGAAAGCAAAAAAGCTTTTAAGTATATCCTGGTTACTCCAGATAATGACGAAGAGTTATTTAAACCCAATAATCCTGAAAAAAGAAATAAATGGAGAAGTATATTAACTGCTGAAATGGACGGTGTATTTGTTGTTAAGGAAGAGGAAGAAAAAGATATAGCCTACAACTATGAGGAAGAATTTTTTAAAGTAGGGAGAAAATATCTTGTTGATTTTATCAAAAAAGTTGTTTGA
- a CDS encoding AAA family ATPase, translating to MFIGRKYELETLNRLYNEDKFHFVVVYGRRRVGKTTLLTEFCKNKPSIFFVAEEYNDKINLESFSNKVLSYFNLGGLISQFESWEKAFIFLAQQAKDKRLVVVIDEFPYIVNSNKSIPSLLQNLIDHHLKNTKLFLIVCGSSVSFIEKEVLSYKSPLYGRRTAQLIVEPFDFFESREFFPNYNFEEQVIAYGVLGGIPQYLIIFDSTKDIYENIKTKILDKSSYLYEEPKLLLRQEVREPALYNSIIEAIATGSSKLNEIATKVGVEVDKCAKYISVLIDLKILERVTPIFSEAKSRKSIYRIKDNFFRFWYRFVFTNKTLIEQGLIDEVVENKIKPSMNEFIGEVFEQICMDYLKILNKEKRLPFIFENIGKWWGNNPYKKREEEIDIVAFDNNNILFGECKWRNQKVDMSVLNNLIEKSMIFNYSKKFYVLFSKSGFTDEVISFAKQNPHVLLISEFDI from the coding sequence ATGTTTATTGGAAGAAAATATGAACTTGAAACATTAAACAGGCTTTATAACGAAGACAAATTTCACTTTGTTGTTGTGTATGGAAGAAGGCGTGTTGGAAAAACTACTCTGCTTACTGAGTTTTGCAAAAATAAACCCTCAATATTCTTTGTTGCTGAGGAATACAATGATAAAATTAACCTTGAATCTTTTTCAAATAAGGTACTGTCTTATTTTAACCTTGGAGGATTGATAAGCCAATTTGAGTCATGGGAGAAGGCATTCATATTTTTAGCACAGCAAGCAAAGGATAAAAGATTAGTTGTCGTAATTGACGAATTTCCTTATATAGTTAATTCAAACAAAAGTATACCATCACTTCTGCAAAATTTGATTGACCATCATTTAAAGAACACAAAACTTTTTTTGATTGTCTGTGGTTCTTCTGTAAGTTTCATTGAAAAGGAAGTTTTAAGCTACAAAAGCCCTTTGTATGGACGAAGAACTGCTCAGTTAATAGTGGAACCATTTGATTTTTTTGAAAGTAGAGAATTTTTCCCTAATTATAATTTTGAAGAACAGGTAATTGCATATGGGGTTTTGGGAGGAATTCCTCAATATTTAATTATCTTTGACAGCACAAAAGACATATACGAAAACATCAAGACAAAAATATTGGACAAGTCATCATATCTTTATGAAGAACCAAAACTGCTTTTAAGGCAAGAAGTAAGAGAACCAGCTTTGTATAATTCGATAATAGAAGCTATTGCAACAGGCAGCAGCAAATTAAATGAGATAGCTACAAAAGTAGGAGTTGAAGTTGATAAATGTGCAAAATATATTTCTGTACTTATAGATTTAAAAATTCTTGAGAGAGTAACTCCTATTTTCTCGGAGGCAAAGAGCAGAAAAAGCATTTACAGAATTAAGGATAATTTTTTTAGATTCTGGTATCGATTTGTTTTTACCAACAAGACTTTAATTGAACAGGGATTGATTGATGAAGTTGTTGAGAATAAAATAAAACCTTCCATGAATGAGTTTATTGGGGAGGTTTTTGAACAGATATGTATGGATTACCTTAAAATTTTAAACAAGGAAAAAAGATTGCCTTTCATTTTTGAAAATATAGGTAAATGGTGGGGGAATAATCCTTATAAAAAGCGTGAAGAAGAAATTGATATAGTAGCATTTGATAACAATAACATACTATTTGGTGAATGCAAATGGAGAAACCAAAAGGTTGACATGTCTGTTTTAAATAATCTAATCGAAAAAAGCATGATTTTTAATTACAGTAAAAAATTCTACGTGTTATTTTCAAAAAGTGGTTTTACAGATGAGGTAATAAGTTTTGCTAAACAAAATCCTCATGTGTTGTTAATTAGTGAATTTGACATTTAG
- the csm4 gene encoding type III-A CRISPR-associated RAMP protein Csm4: MVKNKICRAVMSFKAPVHIGEKEKIYNITRVFAHSDTLMSGIINAYSLLYGKDETEKLISEFINGTPPFEISSTMPYVNFQYFVPVPLGMDMEEYKNNGIINAENQKELKKIKFVREKDLFEGFPFKYKPTGSFLIPQNEFEKDKERVSLGRIKERARVSIDRQTSSSNIYYFSHFEFEKEAGLWFYLKINNEKFENKVKAAIRLLGDEGLGGDRTCGLGNFEVDFKDDVPQFKSDKSKYYMSLSLVNPKDEDEIKSVVFYEILTRSGYVYSKAGLGIKRKTVSVFGEGAVFSSKIYGRVVDVTPDKFTEHRVYCFGLAFLVPLPEGVMLFGSR, translated from the coding sequence ATGGTCAAAAACAAAATTTGCAGAGCTGTGATGAGCTTTAAAGCACCTGTGCACATTGGCGAAAAAGAAAAAATATACAACATTACCAGAGTATTTGCACATTCAGACACGCTTATGTCTGGCATAATAAATGCATATTCGCTGCTTTACGGCAAAGATGAAACTGAAAAGTTGATTAGTGAATTCATAAACGGCACACCACCATTTGAGATTTCATCTACAATGCCGTATGTTAACTTTCAGTATTTTGTGCCTGTTCCTCTTGGCATGGACATGGAGGAGTATAAGAATAATGGAATAATAAATGCCGAAAATCAAAAAGAGCTCAAGAAAATAAAGTTTGTAAGAGAAAAGGATTTGTTTGAAGGTTTTCCATTCAAATACAAGCCGACAGGAAGTTTTCTAATACCACAAAATGAATTTGAAAAAGATAAAGAAAGGGTTTCTCTTGGCAGAATAAAAGAAAGGGCAAGAGTTTCTATCGACAGGCAAACATCATCTTCTAACATATATTACTTTTCTCATTTTGAATTTGAAAAAGAGGCTGGGCTGTGGTTCTATTTAAAGATTAACAATGAAAAATTTGAAAATAAAGTAAAAGCTGCAATAAGGCTTTTGGGCGATGAAGGGCTTGGCGGTGATAGAACCTGCGGGCTTGGAAATTTTGAAGTTGATTTTAAAGATGATGTACCGCAGTTTAAAAGCGATAAATCAAAATATTACATGAGTTTGTCCTTAGTTAATCCGAAAGATGAAGATGAGATAAAAAGCGTTGTGTTTTATGAGATTTTGACGCGAAGCGGATATGTCTACTCCAAAGCAGGGCTTGGGATAAAGAGAAAAACTGTCAGTGTGTTTGGCGAGGGTGCGGTGTTTTCCAGTAAAATATATGGCAGAGTGGTAGATGTCACACCTGATAAGTTTACAGAGCACAGGGTATACTGTTTTGGACTTGCCTTTTTGGTTCCTCTGCCGGAAGGGGTGATGCTGTTTGGTAGCAGATAG
- the csm3 gene encoding type III-A CRISPR-associated RAMP protein Csm3, whose product MDVILKGKYIIKCKIEAQTGLHIGEGNNSLEIGGIDNAVVKDAKGRPYIPGSSLKGKMRALMEFAEGKVRDNLLVVSVKREGRPEICLHMCDDLNCPVCGLFGRNHGSHDLKSGEKIDLTDAVIPTRLIVRDAKLIETSITEEMKENLDLDWTEVKFENNIDRITSKAHPRQSERVPAGAQFSAEFVVNRFEVDSKDDQKYYLEKFIKAMKLLEDDYLGGQGSRGNGKVKFVDIEIFYKDSSDYEKDSSKLQPIATAKSLDELKLS is encoded by the coding sequence ATGGATGTAATCTTGAAAGGAAAGTACATCATAAAGTGTAAGATAGAAGCTCAAACAGGTCTTCACATTGGTGAGGGCAACAACAGCCTTGAGATAGGTGGAATTGACAATGCAGTTGTAAAAGATGCAAAAGGCAGGCCTTACATTCCAGGTTCATCTCTCAAAGGCAAGATGAGGGCTTTAATGGAGTTTGCTGAAGGAAAGGTAAGAGATAATTTGCTTGTTGTGTCGGTCAAAAGGGAAGGCAGGCCAGAGATATGCCTTCATATGTGTGATGATTTGAATTGTCCTGTATGCGGACTTTTTGGCAGAAACCATGGTTCTCATGATTTAAAAAGTGGTGAGAAAATAGATCTTACAGATGCAGTCATCCCCACAAGGCTAATTGTTCGCGATGCAAAGCTGATAGAAACTTCTATCACGGAAGAGATGAAGGAGAACCTTGACCTTGACTGGACAGAAGTAAAGTTTGAGAATAATATAGATAGAATAACATCAAAAGCACATCCAAGACAGAGTGAAAGAGTTCCTGCGGGCGCACAGTTTTCAGCAGAGTTTGTCGTAAACAGGTTTGAAGTTGACAGCAAAGATGACCAGAAATACTACCTTGAAAAGTTTATCAAAGCAATGAAGCTGTTAGAAGATGATTACCTTGGCGGGCAGGGTTCAAGAGGAAATGGAAAAGTAAAATTTGTTGATATAGAGATATTCTACAAGGATTCAAGCGATTATGAAAAGGATTCAAGCAAACTTCAGCCAATAGCGACGGCAAAAAGCCTTGATGAGCTAAAGCTTTCTTAA
- the csm5 gene encoding type III-A CRISPR-associated RAMP protein Csm5, with product MVADSFESKTYEIEVLTPTIIGGQDKIQSFEFVREGEYLYFLNFDKLFEQNLFKDSFIEELSRGLSSGARDFNIKDILKKYSIDFKKAVKYTLRLEGVTSPYREVVAFVKSAGRFYIPGSSLKGAMRSSMTKALSKNLLQFYESALSNAYQKVLNRNRVDPKFVSRDADEKIFGTPYESPFKYLRVSDSSFVEQESAGIFEIKVLNICSNQPKWFSRNGNIDDPKQATAIVAEGLKPGVKLYGSIKAEKDLIEGNATVKGLKEKLLTSGVLSSPYEFVAQILNSVAKDYIQKEMTFYSKYNQKQIVSEYQKLLNILNSLDKNQFLLQIGFSTGYLSKTVGIFFNKSHFEKLSRVDTQSKINPDIFPKSRRLLFKDGQVWTVPGWIKVTIR from the coding sequence TTGGTAGCAGATAGTTTTGAAAGCAAAACATACGAGATTGAAGTTCTGACTCCCACAATCATAGGCGGACAGGATAAAATTCAGAGTTTTGAGTTTGTAAGAGAAGGAGAGTACTTGTACTTTTTGAATTTTGATAAGCTCTTTGAGCAAAACCTTTTTAAAGATAGCTTCATTGAAGAGCTTTCACGAGGGCTTTCGTCAGGTGCAAGGGATTTTAATATAAAAGATATTCTGAAAAAATATAGCATAGATTTTAAAAAGGCGGTAAAGTACACTCTTAGACTTGAAGGTGTTACAAGCCCTTACAGAGAAGTAGTTGCATTTGTAAAAAGTGCAGGCAGGTTTTACATTCCGGGTTCATCCTTAAAAGGGGCAATGAGATCTTCTATGACAAAAGCTCTTTCGAAAAACCTTTTGCAGTTTTATGAGAGTGCGCTCTCAAATGCTTACCAGAAAGTTCTGAATCGAAACAGAGTTGATCCTAAGTTTGTAAGCCGTGATGCAGATGAGAAGATTTTTGGAACTCCTTATGAATCGCCGTTCAAATACCTAAGGGTAAGCGACAGCAGCTTTGTAGAGCAAGAGAGTGCAGGGATTTTTGAAATAAAAGTTTTGAACATATGTTCAAATCAGCCAAAATGGTTTTCGAGAAATGGCAATATTGATGACCCAAAGCAGGCAACTGCCATTGTTGCTGAAGGATTAAAACCTGGTGTAAAGCTTTATGGAAGTATAAAGGCTGAAAAAGATTTAATTGAAGGCAATGCCACAGTTAAAGGGTTAAAGGAGAAGCTTTTGACAAGCGGAGTATTATCTTCACCATATGAATTTGTTGCCCAAATTTTAAATTCTGTTGCAAAGGATTATATCCAGAAAGAAATGACCTTTTACTCTAAATATAATCAAAAGCAGATTGTTTCTGAGTATCAAAAACTTTTGAATATTTTAAATTCTCTTGACAAAAATCAATTTTTGCTCCAGATAGGATTTTCAACAGGATATCTTTCAAAAACTGTGGGAATATTTTTCAATAAGAGCCATTTTGAAAAACTTTCAAGGGTAGATACTCAGTCAAAAATCAATCCTGATATTTTTCCAAAGTCACGACGTCTTTTGTTTAAGGATGGACAGGTTTGGACAGTCCCCGGGTGGATAAAAGTAACCATTAGATGA
- a CDS encoding SDH family Clp fold serine proteinase yields the protein MSFWDLLVFFIIASSLQPVMKQRMLESARQKLIAKIEKKRGSRVILLVHRQETMSFLGFPIYKYIDINDSEEVIRAINMTDPSIPLDIILHTPGGLVLAATQIARAIKRHKGKVTVHVPHYAMSGGTLIALAADEIVMSEDAILGPVDPQIGEFPAVSILEVVKQKAINEIDDKTLILADIARKAIRQTKEIVLELLSDNYSEDVAQKIANELVEGKYTHDFPITYEKAKELGLKVNCCIDKEIKQLMCLYPQPVVKKSSVDYLWIPRK from the coding sequence ATGAGTTTTTGGGATTTGCTTGTATTTTTCATAATAGCAAGTTCTCTTCAGCCTGTTATGAAACAAAGGATGCTTGAGTCTGCAAGGCAAAAGCTAATTGCTAAAATAGAGAAAAAAAGAGGTTCAAGGGTGATACTACTTGTTCACAGGCAAGAAACTATGAGTTTTTTGGGTTTTCCAATTTACAAATATATCGATATAAACGATTCGGAAGAAGTAATAAGAGCAATAAACATGACAGACCCGTCAATACCACTTGACATAATTCTTCACACTCCGGGCGGTCTTGTTTTAGCTGCAACACAGATTGCAAGAGCTATAAAACGTCACAAAGGCAAAGTTACTGTTCATGTTCCGCACTATGCAATGTCAGGCGGTACACTCATTGCACTTGCAGCAGATGAAATAGTTATGTCAGAGGATGCGATTTTGGGACCTGTTGACCCACAGATTGGCGAATTTCCTGCTGTATCAATTTTAGAGGTTGTAAAACAAAAAGCTATCAATGAAATTGACGACAAAACATTGATTTTAGCAGACATTGCAAGAAAAGCTATCAGACAAACAAAAGAAATAGTTTTGGAACTTTTGTCTGACAACTATTCTGAGGATGTTGCTCAAAAAATAGCAAATGAGCTTGTTGAGGGTAAATACACACATGATTTTCCAATAACATATGAAAAGGCAAAAGAGCTTGGTTTAAAGGTAAACTGTTGTATAGACAAAGAAATAAAACAGCTGATGTGCCTTTATCCTCAGCCTGTTGTAAAAAAATCTTCGGTTGACTACCTATGGATACCAAGGAAATAA
- a CDS encoding site-specific DNA-methyltransferase: MKYLKKENALEKRIRLDEKIIRAIENLALKKGESFSLIVNKILEEYLKNNEIFPSLNEFYAEEPNLKFDFENKIKIFENDFLTVDLSPWRGKINLIVTSPPYNVGIDYNSHDDSSSYEDYLEFSRKWLTKAYDLLADDGRMCLNIPLDKNKNGLRSVYADIVTIAKEVGFKYQSTIIWNEQNISRRTAWGSWLSASAPYVIAPVETIVLLYKHQWKRKSKGTSTIEKEQFIEWTNGVWTFNGENRKKIGHPAPFPVELPRRCIKLFSFEEDTVLDPFLGSGSTLIAALEEGRQGIGVEIDSSYVELAIKRIMENFKKQIEFQI, translated from the coding sequence GTGAAATATTTAAAGAAAGAAAATGCTTTAGAAAAAAGAATTAGACTGGATGAAAAAATAATACGTGCAATAGAAAATTTAGCCTTAAAAAAAGGTGAGAGTTTTAGTCTTATTGTGAACAAAATCTTAGAAGAGTATTTGAAAAATAATGAAATTTTCCCGTCTCTTAATGAATTTTATGCTGAAGAACCTAATTTAAAATTTGACTTTGAAAATAAAATCAAGATATTTGAAAATGATTTTTTAACTGTAGATTTAAGCCCATGGAGAGGAAAAATCAACTTAATTGTAACTTCACCACCTTATAATGTAGGAATTGATTATAACAGCCATGATGATTCAAGCAGTTATGAAGATTATCTTGAGTTTAGTAGGAAATGGCTTACTAAAGCTTATGATTTACTTGCAGATGATGGAAGAATGTGCTTGAACATTCCTCTTGACAAAAACAAAAATGGGTTAAGAAGTGTGTATGCTGACATAGTTACAATTGCAAAAGAAGTAGGATTTAAATACCAAAGTACTATTATCTGGAATGAACAAAATATTTCCCGACGAACAGCTTGGGGTTCGTGGTTATCAGCTTCTGCACCTTATGTAATTGCTCCAGTAGAGACTATTGTACTTTTATACAAGCATCAATGGAAGAGAAAGAGTAAAGGTACATCTACAATTGAAAAGGAACAATTCATAGAATGGACAAATGGGGTATGGACTTTTAATGGAGAGAATAGAAAGAAGATTGGACATCCTGCACCTTTCCCTGTTGAGTTGCCAAGAAGATGCATAAAACTTTTCAGTTTTGAAGAAGATACAGTGCTTGACCCATTTTTAGGAAGTGGTTCTACTCTGATTGCTGCTCTTGAAGAAGGAAGGCAGGGAATAGGTGTTGAGATAGATTCTTCTTATGTAGAGTTAGCTATTAAAAGGATAATGGAAAACTTTAAAAAACAAATAGAATTTCAAATTTAG
- a CDS encoding rhomboid family intramembrane serine protease codes for MIPLKDTIPSREKPFMTWFIIIANVLVFLFQVSLPPEAAQEFVYRYGFIPEKFSRALSYGLITGISYSIWPIICSMFMHGSWMHLISNMWSLWLFGDNVEDRVGHFRFLIFYLLSGFSAAYTHWFFNANSLVAVVGASGAIAGVMGAYFLMFPLSSIVTLIPIGFIPLFVNIPAVFYLGLWFLSQVSSGILELFGPVFGSGIAWWAHIGGFLFGMLAINFFKKKYRRYNNFFDDEIFYYRYY; via the coding sequence GTGATTCCACTAAAAGATACTATTCCAAGCAGGGAAAAGCCTTTTATGACATGGTTTATAATAATTGCAAATGTGCTTGTTTTTTTATTTCAAGTATCACTTCCACCTGAGGCAGCACAGGAATTTGTTTACAGGTACGGATTTATTCCGGAAAAGTTTTCAAGGGCTTTATCTTATGGACTTATAACAGGAATTAGCTATTCTATATGGCCAATAATATGTTCAATGTTTATGCACGGAAGCTGGATGCACCTTATATCCAATATGTGGTCGCTCTGGCTTTTTGGCGACAATGTTGAAGACAGAGTAGGACATTTTAGGTTTTTAATATTCTATCTTCTGAGCGGATTTTCTGCAGCTTATACCCACTGGTTTTTCAATGCAAACTCTCTTGTTGCGGTTGTTGGAGCATCTGGTGCAATCGCTGGTGTGATGGGTGCATACTTTCTAATGTTTCCTCTTTCAAGCATTGTTACACTTATACCGATTGGGTTTATTCCACTTTTTGTAAACATCCCGGCTGTATTTTATCTTGGTTTGTGGTTTTTATCGCAGGTATCGTCTGGAATTTTAGAACTTTTTGGACCTGTATTTGGAAGCGGAATAGCTTGGTGGGCTCATATAGGCGGTTTTTTATTTGGTATGTTGGCAATTAATTTTTTTAAAAAGAAATATCGAAGATACAATAATTTCTTTGATGATGAAATTTTTTACTACAGGTATTATTAA
- the csm2 gene encoding type III-A CRISPR-associated protein Csm2, producing MQKQKANQYNDEQNNRENKIWGDFVIEKMNLLLDKEKDRDGLLFYETAEEIGKMLVGKITMTQIRKVFSEIQKKSKIKNKINPKQEVKRIEMIMAYTVGRFRSDKNKNDWQSFFKVVKKAGDMVIQNKWTFDDYKNFFEAIIAYYRYHGGREQ from the coding sequence GTGCAAAAACAAAAAGCTAATCAATATAATGATGAACAAAACAATAGAGAAAATAAAATATGGGGTGACTTTGTAATTGAAAAAATGAACTTACTGTTAGATAAAGAAAAAGATAGAGATGGATTGTTATTTTATGAAACTGCTGAAGAAATTGGCAAAATGCTTGTTGGAAAAATTACGATGACTCAAATAAGAAAAGTTTTTTCTGAAATTCAGAAAAAAAGCAAGATAAAGAATAAAATTAATCCAAAGCAAGAAGTAAAAAGAATAGAAATGATAATGGCTTATACTGTTGGAAGATTTAGAAGTGATAAAAATAAAAATGATTGGCAATCTTTTTTCAAAGTTGTTAAGAAAGCTGGCGATATGGTTATCCAGAATAAATGGACATTTGATGATTACAAAAACTTTTTTGAGGCAATTATAGCATATTACAGGTATCATGGTGGAAGAGAACAATAA
- the cas10 gene encoding type III-A CRISPR-associated protein Cas10/Csm1: protein MIFYNAHQTEDKILDYNIFLGAILHDIGKFYMRTENSEAKTTISREYDVFFKEAGKHAPRHEDWGAYYVQQILPERFKKEILKDVTNLVLHHHKPSSYSQYLISVADKISASVDRKDIEEDDTSADKSKYLISILSQICLDKNEKNSRKTYYKNLTKRYEIKYPTDSFNSNARNDYQNLWEDFSKKALILKNKFEKSLNGIHFDLEEYVSAIYNLIRIYTYNIPSAFYYSKPDISLWAHSKSTAAIAFCLDRQLKKEFSQENERVRVLESINTKILSGRGSSIKKGEFPYFCLVKGDISGIQDFVFDTKMDGALKALKAKSFYISFLLDTVARFILKKENMPICNLIFNGGGHFYLLMPAYFAEKVEDYQKEIDKLLFKAHRGSISILLETDIVDLYDFSGNFGDCFDRVSSKIYRKKISKFRNVIENQELKFFEPYEDYEQKCPHCHRALRPKEDDPDFCPFCESFVEFGEKLMKSDFIKESWGEQIEFSDFKNIEDIFEAFGRKIEFSNYSEKVINPVNNTIVIDRNRLEKLLEKNNNLENRKKSDDKFEIDFYEALDISTHAPFKDENNLKTIDEISNSSKGIKTWGIVRGDVDNLGKIFKEGLGKDSSISRVMTLSEEFSLFFGYYFNRLVSEQQSNIVVIYAGGDDFCILGQWDVLPHTAHKIYTEFRSFSCHNPDITLSMGFEIAPDKKYPIYRVAIVCGEHLDKAKEYQREDGRKKDCFAFGGNFVGWEDYEDVEKLKEAITDLIGSKNVSKALINGIYAVCNLKKMTQTQEEIFKSWRFVYFMARLKERYKKYSKDLEDVLQKIIDKKSNSLYKHSYLAARWAELELRR from the coding sequence ATGATTTTTTACAATGCTCATCAAACAGAAGATAAAATTTTGGATTACAACATTTTTCTTGGCGCTATTTTACATGACATTGGCAAGTTTTATATGAGAACCGAAAATTCTGAGGCTAAAACAACAATATCGAGAGAATACGATGTATTTTTTAAAGAAGCCGGAAAGCATGCTCCTCGGCATGAGGATTGGGGGGCATATTATGTGCAGCAAATATTGCCAGAAAGATTTAAAAAAGAAATTTTGAAAGATGTAACAAATCTTGTTCTTCATCATCACAAACCGTCATCATACAGTCAATATCTAATAAGCGTTGCGGACAAGATTTCAGCAAGTGTTGACAGAAAAGACATCGAAGAAGATGATACATCTGCTGACAAATCAAAGTATCTTATTTCAATTCTTTCTCAGATATGTCTTGACAAAAATGAAAAAAATAGTCGAAAAACTTACTACAAAAATTTAACAAAAAGGTATGAAATTAAGTATCCCACTGACAGTTTTAATTCAAACGCAAGAAATGACTATCAAAATCTCTGGGAAGACTTTTCTAAAAAAGCCTTAATACTAAAAAATAAGTTTGAAAAATCCTTGAATGGAATACATTTTGATTTAGAAGAATATGTATCAGCAATTTACAACTTAATCAGAATTTACACATACAATATTCCATCAGCTTTTTATTATTCCAAACCGGACATATCACTGTGGGCGCACAGCAAATCAACTGCTGCTATTGCATTTTGTCTTGACAGGCAGCTTAAAAAAGAGTTTTCACAGGAAAATGAAAGAGTTAGAGTTTTAGAGTCAATCAATACAAAAATCCTATCCGGTAGAGGTTCTTCAATTAAAAAAGGAGAATTTCCGTACTTTTGTCTTGTTAAGGGTGATATTTCTGGCATTCAAGATTTTGTTTTTGACACAAAGATGGATGGGGCGCTGAAAGCTCTTAAGGCAAAGTCGTTTTACATATCATTTTTGCTTGATACAGTTGCGAGGTTCATTCTGAAAAAAGAAAATATGCCTATTTGCAACCTAATATTTAACGGTGGTGGACATTTTTATCTTCTGATGCCTGCATATTTTGCAGAAAAAGTGGAAGATTATCAGAAAGAAATTGACAAGCTTTTATTTAAAGCACACCGAGGCTCAATCAGTATACTTCTTGAGACAGATATAGTTGACCTTTATGATTTTTCAGGCAATTTTGGAGATTGTTTTGATAGAGTTTCGTCAAAAATCTACAGGAAAAAGATTTCGAAATTTAGAAACGTTATTGAAAATCAAGAGTTGAAATTCTTTGAACCATACGAGGACTATGAACAAAAATGTCCTCACTGCCACAGAGCGCTGAGACCCAAAGAAGATGACCCTGATTTTTGTCCGTTTTGCGAGAGTTTTGTCGAATTTGGTGAAAAACTTATGAAAAGTGATTTTATCAAAGAATCATGGGGCGAACAAATCGAGTTTTCGGATTTTAAAAACATAGAAGATATTTTTGAAGCCTTTGGAAGAAAGATTGAATTTTCAAACTACTCTGAAAAGGTTATAAACCCAGTGAATAATACAATTGTTATTGACAGAAATCGATTGGAGAAATTGTTAGAAAAAAATAATAATCTTGAAAATAGAAAAAAATCAGACGATAAATTTGAGATTGATTTTTATGAAGCACTGGATATTTCAACCCATGCACCATTTAAAGATGAAAACAATCTTAAAACAATAGATGAGATATCAAACTCATCAAAAGGAATCAAAACATGGGGAATTGTTCGCGGTGATGTTGATAATCTGGGGAAAATTTTCAAAGAAGGGCTTGGCAAAGACAGTTCAATTTCAAGAGTGATGACTCTATCTGAGGAGTTTTCACTATTTTTCGGCTACTATTTCAACAGGCTTGTAAGTGAGCAGCAGAGCAATATTGTTGTTATTTATGCAGGTGGAGATGACTTTTGCATACTTGGTCAGTGGGATGTGCTACCGCATACAGCACACAAAATTTATACAGAGTTTAGAAGCTTTTCATGCCACAATCCAGACATTACGCTTTCAATGGGCTTTGAAATAGCACCAGATAAAAAATATCCAATTTACAGGGTTGCTATTGTGTGTGGAGAACATTTAGACAAAGCCAAAGAGTACCAAAGAGAAGATGGGCGAAAAAAAGACTGTTTTGCGTTTGGGGGTAATTTTGTTGGCTGGGAAGATTATGAGGATGTGGAAAAGCTAAAAGAGGCAATTACAGATTTAATTGGTAGCAAGAACGTTTCAAAAGCGCTTATAAACGGCATCTATGCCGTTTGCAATCTTAAAAAGATGACTCAGACTCAAGAAGAAATTTTCAAGTCGTGGCGATTTGTGTATTTCATGGCAAGGCTGAAAGAGAGGTATAAGAAGTATTCAAAAGATCTTGAAGATGTTTTGCAAAAAATTATTGATAAAAAATCAAATTCTTTGTACAAGCACTCTTACCTTGCAGCACGCTGGGCTGAGCTTGAGCTGAGAAGGTAA